The Numida meleagris isolate 19003 breed g44 Domestic line chromosome 12, NumMel1.0, whole genome shotgun sequence genome includes a window with the following:
- the LOC110405458 gene encoding neuropeptide Y receptor type 6-like: MDKAIRPPTETLPNQTIPNSSYSQFLNFDTCQPSFPAVFLLITAYTLVTAVGLFGNICLITIIKRQKEAQNVTNILIANLSLSDVLICIMCIPVTVAYTLMDYWIFGEAMCKISSFIQSISVTVSIFSLVLIAIERYQLIVNPRGWKPNTSHAYWGIIFIWVFSLVISIPFLMFHHLTDEPFKHLSLHSDFYKNKVACIEAWPSVTERLIFTTSLLLFQYCFPLGFIFICYLKIFVCLRRRHSKIDRMRENESRLSENKRINLMLISIVVTFAACWLPLNIFNVVFDWNHEALMSCNHNLAFTLCHLVAMISTCINPIFYGFLNKNFQKDLRVLVHHCRCSASQEEYENIALSNLQTDVSKGSLKLNNHPPVDT; this comes from the coding sequence ATGGATAAAGCCATTCGGCCTCCTACAGAGACTTTACCTAATCAAACTATCCCAAACAGCAGCTATTCTCAGTTTTTGAACTTTGATACCTGTCaaccttccttccctgcagtaTTCTTGCTTATTACAGCTTACACATTAGTTACAGCAGTGGGgctttttggaaatatttgccTGATTACTATaataaagagacagaaagaagctCAAAATGTTACAAACATTTTGATTGCCAACCTCTCTTTATCGGATGTATTGATCTGCATCATGTGTATTCCTGTCACAGTGGCATACACTTTAATGGATTACTGGATATTTGGGGAAGCTATGTGTAAAATAAGCTCTTTCATACAAAGTATATCTGTCACAGTCTCCATTTTCTCGCTTGTACTGATTGCTATTGAGAGATACCAGTTAATTGTAAATCCTCGTGGCTGGAAGCCTAATACCTCACATGCTTACTGGGGAATAATTTTCATTTGGGTTTTCTCCCTGGTGATATCCattccttttttaatgtttcaccACTTAACGGACGAACCCTTCAAGCACCTCTCCCTCCACAGCGATTTCTATAAGAACAAAGTCGCATGCATCGAGGCCTGGCCTTCTGTTACAGAACGACTGATTTTCACCACGagtctgctgcttttccagtaCTGCTTCCCACTGGGGTTTATTTTCATCTGCTATCTCAAGATATTTGTATGCCTCCGGCGGAGACACAGTAAAATagataggatgagagagaaCGAGAGCAGGCtgagtgaaaacaaaaggattAATTTGATGTTGATATCAATTGTTGTGACCTTTGCAGCTTGCTGGTTGCCTCTCAATATATTCAATGTTGTTTTTGACTGGAACCACGAGGCACTGATGAGCTGTAATCATAACCTAGCATTTACATTGTGCCACCTCGTGGCCATGATCTCAACATGTATCAATCCCATCTTCTATGGATTCCTCAACAAGAATTTTCAGAAGGATTTGAGAGTGCTAGTTCATCACTGCAGATGCTCAGCATCACAAGAGGAATATGAAAACATTGCCCTTTCAAATCTGCAAACTGATGTATCTAAGGGTTCTCTGAAACTGAATAACCACCCTCCTGTGGATACCTAA